In Apium graveolens cultivar Ventura chromosome 10, ASM990537v1, whole genome shotgun sequence, the following are encoded in one genomic region:
- the LOC141693261 gene encoding enoyl-CoA delta isomerase 1, peroxisomal-like yields the protein MCTLEKRGSIYILTLTGNHDHRLNPTLVDSLSAALHRIRSETTASHSPGAALITTGEGKYFSNGGDISWVDSNKDRLLFMISKVRSLLTDLMSLPMPTIAALNGHAAGQGYILALCHDYVLMRKDRGFLYMSGLDIGEVLPTPFFKATLEAKVSSPAVLRDIVLRAEKMTAEKAVKKGIIHAAYDSVEATVAAAVELGGQLARRNWNGQVYAENRKVLFYDVLQKLAIAETDEMIKNSRVLELKPRL from the coding sequence ATGTGCACCTTAGAGAAACGCGGAAGCATTTACATTTTAACACTTACGGGTAACCATGATCACCGTCTCAACCCAACTCTCGTAGACTCTCTCTCTGCCGCTCTCCATCGCATCCGCTCCGAAACCACTGCCTCGCATTCCCCTGGCGCCGCCCTTATTACTACAGGAGAAGGCAAGTATTTCTCCAATGGTGGCGACATATCTTGGGTTGATTCCAACAAAGATAGACTCCTTTTCATGATATCGAAAGTAAGATCTCTTCTTACTGACCTAATGTCTCTCCCTATGCCAACCATTGCTGCCCTCAATGGTCATGCTGCCGGGCAAGGTTACATTCTTGCCCTTTGCCACGACTACGTGTTGATGAGAAAGGACCGCGGGTTTTTATACATGAGTGGGCTAGATATTGGAGAAGTACTTCCCACACCTTTTTTTAAGGCCACACTTGAGGCCAAAGTTTCGAGTCCGGCTGTTCTGCGTGACATTGTTTTAAGGGCCGAGAAAATGACAGCAGAGAAGGCGGTGAAGAAGGGGATTATTCATGCTGCTTATGATAGTGTAGAGGCGACAGTGGCAGCAGCGGTGGAGCTGGGGGGACAGTTGGCAAGGAGAAACTGGAATGGGCAAGTGTATGCAGAAAATCGAAAAGTTCTTTTTTATGATGTGTTGCAAAAGTTAGCTATTGCTGAAACTGATGAAATGATAAAGAATTCTCGGGTTCTTGAACTCAAGCCCCGACTTTGA
- the LOC141691239 gene encoding uncharacterized protein LOC141691239, whose amino-acid sequence MKQEKLILSTLISGPESPKNNIDVYMQPLITELKSLWNIGVEVYDTLTDENFQLRASVLWTISDFPGYAMLSGGSTKGKLACHVCNYETSSNYLKYSKKMCYMNHRKFLDPTHKWRLDKRRFNGEVEMGTSPQILSDTDIDELLSGLENQFGVKRKKKEKNIYDKILGTLLNIGGKTKDRVNARKDLQELGIRKPLHPIDCGDGKHLQIRAAIFDMTNKEKEQFCSILKNARLPYGCASNVSRYVHLKERKVMGYKSHDAHFILHYLLQFSVEKILKPQVALPMIKFGAFLRDLWSKVIDLDDLKRLQTEIVEVLCEFEMIFPQTFFDIMVHLLVHLYGEVEYGGLVHLTCMFSIEHCLGKLKSYIQNRSKPEGSIAEGYLAEECVTFCLRFLSVDDGTKNPVTDFRRYPANEEYHIGTKNNKDGKIFKLKDIVWKAVHRYVLFNSSNQEIETLMEEHRAFVDGLANPRRYKREREHTEEFWKWLKEVVLKRDNISRELEVFALGPNRADRKFNGYAINGFRFHTKFRDSRCTTQNGGVFLTAETTSFASLKDQNSIVGNVNYYGSIEEIFELDYWGAF is encoded by the exons ATGAAACAAGAAAAACTCATTCTTTCAACATTAATATCCGGTCCAGAATCTCCCAAGAACAATATCGACGTATATATGCAGCCCTTAATTACGGAATTGAAATCATTATGGAATATCGGCGTTGAAGTCTACGATACCTTGACTGATGAGAATTTTCAATTACGTGCAAGTGTGTTATGGACAATCAGCGACTTTCCAGGATATGCTATGTTGTCAGGCGGGAGCACGAAGGGGAAACTAGCATGTCATGTATGTAACTATGAGACTTCATCAAATTACTTGAAATATAGCAAAAAAATGTGTTATATGAACCATCGGAAGTTTCTTGATCCTACGCACAAGTGGAGGCTAGATAAAAGGAGATTTAACGGAGAAGTTGAAATGGGGACCAGTCCACAAATATTATCGGACACGGATATTGATGAATTATTGTCGGGGTTGGAAAACCAGTTTGGGGTTAAGAGAAAGAAAAAGG AGAAGAACATATACGACAAAATATTAGGTACTTTACTTAATATTGGTGGAAAAACAAAGGATCGCGTAAATGCTCGAAAGGATTTGCAAGAGTTGGGAATCAGAAAACCCCTTCATCCTATTGACTGTGGCGATGGGAAGCATCTTCAAATAAGAGCAGCAATATTTGACATGACAAATAAGGAGAAAGAACAATTTTGCTCTATATTGAAGAATGCCAGACTTCCCTACGGTTGTGCCTCGAATGTTAGTCGGTACGTGCACTTGAAAGAAAGAAAGGTTATGGGGTATAAGAGCCAtgatgctcatttcatacttcaCTATTTGTTACAATTTTCGGTGGAGAAAATACTAAAACCTCAGGTTGCTTTACCAATGATCAAATTTGGCGCATTCCTTAGAGATCTGTGGAGCAAGGTTATTGATTTAGATGACCTAAAGAGGTTACAAACTGAAATTGTTGAGGTACTTTGCGAATTTGAAATGATTTTTCCACAGACTTTCTTTGATATAATGGTACACCTGCTCGTTCATTTATACGGAGAAGTCGAATATGGTGGTCTTGTACACCTAACATGCATGTTTTCAATTGAGCACTGTCTAGGAAAGTTGAAATCTTATATTCAAAATAGAAGTAAACCAGAGGGTTCCATTGCAGAAGGTTATTTGGCTGAAGAGTGTGTGACGTTTTGTTTAAGGTTTTTAAGCGTTGATGATGGAACAAAAAATCCAGTAACTGACTTTAGAAGATATCCAGCTAATGAGGAATATCATATTGGGACAAAAAATAATAAAGATGGAAAgatatttaaattaaaagataTAGTTTGGAAGGCAGTACATCGCTACGTATTGTTCAATTCCAGCAATCAAGAAATAGAGACTTTAATGGA GGAGCATCGAGCTTTTGTGGACGGTCTTGCAAATCCAAGAAGATACAAAAGGGAACGAGAACACACCGAAGAGTTttggaaatggttaaaagaaGTGGTTCTGAAAAGGGACAATATTTCAAGAGAATTAGAGGTTTTTGCATTGGGTCCTAATCGAGCAGACAGGAAATTTAATGGATATGCAATAAATGGATTCAGATTCCATACTAAATTTAGAGATTCTCGATGTACCACGCAAAATGGCGGAGTATTTTTGACCGCTGAAACCACGAGCTTTGCAAGTTTAAAAGACCAAAATTCAATAGTCGGGAATGTTAATTACTACGGATCAATCGAAGAAATTTTTGAACTTGATTATTGGGGAGCTTTTTGA
- the LOC141691240 gene encoding uncharacterized protein LOC141691240 — translation MSKVHASGPDDKVVITLNKNGQPNSDDQKVITELSNFLGTVAKDNVSLTYVNWHVVPAQLKKQMWEYTLFKCRVKTKYYNKYETDEERLERRPETVPLEDFKMLLRYWGDEAVQSLADDNVAHRNTITETHTMEKLDPNIVEPVDAEIYLETYKRKPGRKYKTDVEEQKTKYMKIKALVDSGNIAEANAMVSGGKKHGRTWLVGRQGQKSVETSTLAGKENYVQEMTLKIRQELEANLEAKVNLKVKENMSWLMHKLGEANPGLKLDVGDFCATLSSDQDDNGLQEAPMFNCLALSL, via the exons ATGAGCAAGGTTCATGCAAGCGGTCCCGATGACAAAGTAGTCATTACTTTGAATAAAAATGGTCAACCAAATTCTGATGATCAAAAAGTCATTACAGAGTTAAGTAATTTTCTCGGAACAGTGGCTAAGGACAATGTGTCTCTTACTTACGTCAACTGGCATGTTGTTCCTGCCCAATTAAAGAAGCAAATGTGGGAGTACACTTTG TTCAAGTGTCGTGTGAAAACAAAGTATTATAATAAGTACGAAACTGATGAGGAAAGACTTGAGAGAAGACCTGAAACAGTTCCGCTTGAGGATTTTAAAATGCTTTTGAGGTATTGGGGTGATGAGGCGGTTCAG TCCCTAGCCGACGATAATGTGGCACATCGAAATACAATAACTGAGACACATACCATGG AAAAACTAGACCCAAATATTGTCGAGCCAGTTGATGCTGAAATTTATCTGGAAACCTATAAGCGGAAACCGGGCCGAAAGTACAAAACAGATGTGGAGGAACAGAAAACCAAATAT ATGAAGATAAAGGCACTAGTAGATTCAGGAAATATTGCTGAGGCAAATGCAATGGTCTCTGGTGGAAAGAAGCATGGGAGGACCTGGCTTGTGGGAAGGCAAGGTCAAAAGTCTGTAGAAACTTCCACTCTTGCTGGCAAAGAAAATTATGTGCAGGAGATGACCTTAAAAATCAGGCAGGAACTTGAGGCTAATTTGGAAGCCAAGGTTAACTTAAAAGTGAAGGAGAACATGTCATGGTTAATGCATAAGCTTGGGGAAGCTAATCCAGGTCTTAAACTTGATGTTGGAGACTTTTGCGCAACCTTATCAAGTGATCAAGATGACAACGGACTACAGGAGGCACCGATGTTTAACTGCTTAGCATTATCATTATGA